In one window of bacterium DNA:
- a CDS encoding adenylate kinase has translation MRKIFILLGPPGAGKGSVGEVISEILEMPLISTGDLLRKHENEGTPLGIKAKAFMDSGELVPDEIVIKMLKERISKDNCKEGFILDGFPRTLTQAEMLDNLIKEDDEVNVFYLKAEDDFLVNRLSNRRVCESCGKIYHLVNHPPIKEGVCDICKGKVVQRKDDTEEVIRKRLGIYKTLTAPLIDYYKNKGYFHIVDGETNVDFMMDEIRKIMKW, from the coding sequence ATGAGAAAAATTTTTATTCTGCTGGGACCTCCAGGTGCAGGGAAAGGGAGTGTTGGTGAAGTAATATCTGAAATTCTTGAGATGCCTCTTATATCAACAGGAGATCTTTTAAGGAAACACGAAAATGAAGGCACCCCTCTTGGAATAAAAGCTAAAGCATTTATGGATTCTGGTGAATTGGTTCCAGATGAAATTGTTATCAAGATGCTTAAAGAGAGGATATCTAAGGATAATTGTAAAGAAGGCTTTATACTTGATGGGTTTCCAAGAACCTTAACACAAGCTGAAATGCTTGATAATCTTATCAAGGAAGATGATGAGGTAAATGTTTTTTATTTAAAAGCTGAAGATGATTTTCTTGTAAATCGGCTCTCAAATAGAAGGGTGTGTGAGAGTTGTGGTAAAATATACCATCTGGTTAACCACCCTCCCATCAAAGAGGGCGTTTGCGATATATGTAAGGGCAAGGTTGTGCAAAGGAAAGATGATACCGAAGAGGTTATAAGGAAACGTCTGGGAATTTATAAAACTTTAACAGCGCCTCTCATTGACTATTATAAGAATAAAGGGTATTTCCATATTGTTGATGGTGAAACTAATGTTGACTTTATGATGGACGAAATCAGAAAGATTATGAAATGGTAA
- the secY gene encoding preprotein translocase subunit SecY, translating to MLNGFRDSFKVPDLRKKILITIFLVSVYRLGCYVPSPGIDGRALNQFFDRVPNTIFNLADLFSGGALSNATILALGIMPYISVSIILELLTSVLPYFENLKKSGAEGRRKLTQITRFGTVGLCVFQGYAISMWLENPAHFGDIMVVPNPGLLFRFTTVVTLTTGTIFLMWLGEQITEKGIGNGISLIISASILSRMPVGFHRVAELFRAREINFLAILIMVVLMFLVVAFAIIINESERRVPVQYAKRVVGRKVYGGQSTYLPIKLNQGGVIPLIFAISILTFPATIMTFSSNRVLQTLAKFLSPAQGVGMVLYALLTIFFCYFYASIIFNPDNIAEDLKKYGGFIQGIRPGKSTALYLEKILNRLTLPGALMLTAIALFPYIMMIFYRKIPYMVASLFGGVGLLIVVSVLLETIRQIESHLLVRHYQGFIKKSKGR from the coding sequence ATGTTAAATGGCTTTAGGGATAGTTTTAAGGTGCCAGATTTACGCAAGAAGATTTTGATTACAATTTTTCTTGTTTCAGTTTATAGATTAGGTTGTTATGTCCCTTCTCCTGGGATAGACGGTAGAGCTCTTAACCAGTTTTTTGATAGAGTTCCAAACACAATTTTTAACCTTGCTGACCTTTTTTCTGGTGGCGCATTAAGTAATGCAACTATTTTGGCTCTTGGAATTATGCCTTATATAAGTGTTTCCATTATTCTTGAGTTGCTTACTTCTGTCCTCCCTTATTTTGAAAATTTGAAAAAAAGTGGTGCTGAAGGACGAAGGAAATTAACCCAAATAACAAGATTTGGCACGGTTGGGCTATGTGTTTTTCAGGGGTATGCAATAAGTATGTGGCTGGAGAACCCTGCTCATTTTGGAGATATAATGGTTGTGCCAAACCCTGGGTTATTGTTTAGGTTTACTACTGTTGTAACTCTTACTACTGGTACGATTTTTCTTATGTGGCTTGGGGAACAGATTACTGAGAAAGGTATAGGTAATGGAATTTCTCTAATAATTAGTGCTAGTATTCTATCAAGGATGCCTGTCGGTTTTCACAGAGTAGCAGAACTTTTTAGAGCCCGTGAAATCAACTTTCTTGCTATACTTATTATGGTAGTTCTTATGTTTCTTGTTGTAGCTTTTGCAATTATTATTAACGAAAGTGAAAGAAGGGTTCCTGTTCAGTATGCAAAGCGGGTTGTAGGTAGAAAAGTTTATGGGGGGCAGTCAACCTACCTGCCAATAAAATTGAATCAAGGAGGAGTTATTCCTCTTATTTTTGCGATATCAATATTAACTTTCCCTGCAACTATAATGACTTTTTCTTCAAATAGGGTTTTGCAGACTTTAGCAAAATTTCTTTCACCTGCGCAAGGTGTTGGGATGGTTTTATATGCACTTTTGACAATATTTTTCTGTTATTTTTATGCAAGTATTATCTTTAACCCAGACAATATAGCTGAAGATCTAAAAAAATACGGAGGTTTTATACAGGGTATAAGACCAGGAAAATCTACAGCTCTTTATCTTGAAAAAATTTTAAATAGATTGACGTTGCCTGGAGCCTTAATGCTTACAGCTATTGCATTGTTTCCGTATATAATGATGATATTTTATAGAAAAATACCTTATATGGTAGCCAGCTTATTTGGTGGTGTTGGTCTTTTGATTGTAGTTTCAGTTCTTCTGGAGACAATCAGGCAGATAGAATCTCACTTGCTGGTGAGACATTATCAAGGGTTCATAAAGAAAAGTAAAGGGAGATAA